One Coffea arabica cultivar ET-39 chromosome 5c, Coffea Arabica ET-39 HiFi, whole genome shotgun sequence DNA window includes the following coding sequences:
- the LOC113690689 gene encoding plant intracellular Ras-group-related LRR protein 6 isoform X1 — translation MDRVLKDARISGSLNLSNRSLSEVPNEVYKSLDAIGEGEKWWEAVELQKLILAHNEIELLKEELRNLPLLSVLNVSHNKLTSLPASIGELHILKSLDVSFNLIENIPEEIGSAAALVKFDCSNNWLKDLPSSLGQCVALSELKASNNSISSLPDELANCSKLIKLDVEGNKLIMLPKEMIASCTMLSEINASKNMLSAMPDNIGSLSRLIRLDLHQNRISSIPSSINGCLSLLEFYMGNNDLSSLPAEIGALTKLGTFDLHSNKLKEYPVEACTLQLSFLDLSNNSLSGLPPEIGLMTTLRKLLLNGNPLRTLRSSLVNGPTAALLKFLRSRLPTDEGSAATATAKEDVITMAARMSFSSKEISLEGLGLNVVPSEAWKSSDIIKVNLSKNAIEELPVEFSSCISLEALILSKNKIKEWPGGILKSLPKFSCLKLDNNPLRQIASNAFQTTPKLHILDLSGNAGCLPEHPEFSSMPELQELYLRRMQISVFPAEIMSLKQLRTLDLSQNSLQHIPQGIKDMTSLTELDLSDNNISALPPELGLLEPSLQVLKLDGNPLRSIRRTILDRGTKAILKYLKERVAED, via the exons ATGGATCGAGTTCTTAAAGATGCAAGAATTTCAGGTTCTCTCAACCTTTCCAACCGTTCTCTCAG CGAGGTGCCCAATGAGGTGTACAAAAGCTTGGATGCGATTGGCGAGGGAGAAAAGTGGTGGGAG GCTGTAGAGCTACAGAAGTTGATTTTGGCTCATAATGAAATCGAATTGTTGAAAGAAGAACTTAGAAATTTGCCTTTGTTGTCTGTGCTGAATGTCAGCCACAATAAGCTTACCAGTCTTCCAGCATCTATTGGAGA GTTGCACATTTTGAAATCTTTGGATGTATCATTTAATTTGATAGAAAATATTCCAGAAGAAATTGGGTCGGCAGCAGCTTTGGTCAA GTTTGATTGTTCGAATAACTGGCTAAAGGATCTTCCGAGTTCCCTTGGACAATGTGTAGCTCTATCAGAACTTAAG GCATCAAACAACAGCATTTCCAGTTTGCCTGACGAATTAGCAAATTGTTCGAAATTAATAAAGTTGGATGTAGAG GGAAATAAGCTAATAATGCTACCAAAGGAGATGATTGCATCATGCACAATGCTTAGTGAGATCAATGCAT CAAAAAATATGTTGAGTGCCATGCCAGACAATATTGGAAGTCTTTCACGCTTGATTCGCCTTGACCTCCATCAGAACA GAATTTCATCAATCCCATCATCAATAAACGGTTGCTTGTCATTATTGGAGTTCTATATGGG GAACAATGATCTCTCTTCATTGCCAGCTGAGATAGGGGCCCTCACCAAATTAGGGACATTTGATCTCCATTCAAATAAG TTGAAGGAGTATCCGGTGGAGGCTTGCACCTTGCAGCTTTCGTTTCTAGACCTATCAAATAATTCATTGTCTGGTTTGCCTCCTGAGATTG GTTTGATGACTACTTTACGGAAACTTTTACTGAATGGTAATCCGCTGCGAACTCTTCGCAG CTCATTGGTAAATGGACCTACTGCTGCCCTATTGAAGTTCTTACGAAGTAGACTTCCAACTGATGAAG GGTCTGCAGCTACTGCAACAGCAAAAGAGGATGTAATTACTATGGCAGCTCGGATGTCTTTTTCTTCGAAG GAAATTTCTTTGGAGGGGCTGGGTTTAAATGTCGTCCCATCAGAAGCATGGAAGTCAAGTGACATCATCAAAGTTAATTTGTCAAAGAATGCAATTGAAGAACTACCTGTTGAATTTTCCTCTTGCATTTCGCTTGAA GCTTTGATTCTATCTAAGAACAAGATAAAAGAGTGGCCTGGTGGAATCTTAAAATCCCTTCCGAAATTCTCATGCTTAAAGCTGGACAACAATCCTCTTAGACAG ATTGCATCAAATGCCTTTCAAACTACTCCAAAACTCCATATACTGGATCTGAGTGGCAATGCTGGTTGTTTGCCAGAACATCCGGAATTTTCTAGCATGCCAGAGTTGCAGGAGCTTTATCTGAG AAGAATGCAGATATCCGTCTTCCCAGCAGAGATTATGAGCTTGAAGCAGCTGCGAACTCTTGATTTGAGCCAAAATTCTCTTCAACACATTCcgcag GGTATAAAAGATATGACTAGTCTTACAGAGCTCGACCTTTCAGACAATAACATTTCTGCACTTCCACCAGAACTG GGATTGCTTGAACCCAGCCTACAGGTATTAAAACTCGACGGAAACCCATTAAGAAG CATCCGAAGGACAATTTTGGATCGAGGAACAAAAGCTATTCTGAAGTACCTAAAGGAAAGAGTCGCCGAGGACTAA
- the LOC113690339 gene encoding nuclear/nucleolar GTPase 2 isoform X2 translates to MAKKKERSVNVSGKPKHSLDVNRDGSSSKTKGGRSSATVRRLKMYNSRPKRDKKGKIVKHDLQSKELPSTRIQPDRRWFGNTRVVNQKELEFFREELQSRLSSNYNVILKERKLPLSLLNDHQKQARVHLLDTEPFADVFGPKGKRKRPKLMAADYESLVKKADGSQDAFEEKHSTSTSVEENEDGVKDLVRHTMFEKGQSKRIWGELYKVIDSSDVVVQVLDARDPQGTRCHHLEKHLKEHCKHKHMVLLLNKCDLVPTWVTKGWLRVLSKEYPSLAFHASINKSFGKGSLLSVLRQFSRLKSDKQAISVGFVGYPNVGKSSVINTLRTKNVCKVAPIPGETKVWQYITLTKRIFLIDCPGVVYQNNDSETDIVLKGVVRVTNLEDAAEHIGEVLNRVKKVHLERAYKIKDWYVLCMGYWTCVILPLPTPFGAVKANDENMGR, encoded by the exons ATGGCGAAGAAGAAGGAGAGGTCTGTCAACGTTTCCGGAAAGCCGAAACATTCTCTGGACGTTAACCGAGATGGGAGTAGTAGTAAGACCAAAGGAGGCCGCAGCTCCGCCACTGTTCGGAGGCTCAAGATGTATAATTCGCGGCCGAAGCGCGACaagaagggcaaaattgtaaAGCATGATTTGCAGTCCAAAGAGTTGCCGTCAACTCGAATTCAACCTGATCGCCGATGGTTCG GGAATACTAGGGTTGTGAATCAGAAAGAGCTGGAGTTTTTCAGGGAGGAGCTGCAGAGTCGGCTTTCGAGTAATTACAATGTTATTTTGAAGGAGAGAAAGCTGCCTTTGTCGCTTTTAAATGATCATCAGAAG CAAGCTAGAGTGCATCTTCTAGACACAGAGCCTTTTGCCGATGTGTTTGGACCAAAGGGAAAGAGGAAACGTCCCAAGCTAATGGCAGCAGATTATGAGTCGCTAGTGAAGAAGGCTGATGGTTCTCAAG ATGCCTTTGAAGAGAAACATAGTACTAGCACTTCtgtggaagaaaatgaagatgGAGTCAAGGACCTTGTACGGCATACCATGTTTGAGAAAGGTCAAAGTAAGAGAATATGGGGTGAACTCTACAAAGTCATAGACTCTTCAGATGTTGTTGTTCAG GTTTTAGATGCTAGAGATCCACAAGGTACAAGATGTCATCATCTGGAGAAGCACTTGAAAGAACACTGCAAGCATAAACATATGGTTCTTTTGCTGAATAAG TGTGATTTAGTTCCTACCTGGGTAACTAAAGGATGGCTTAGAGTATTGTCCAAGGAATATCCATCTTTGGCATTCCATGCGAGCATCAACAAGTCCTTTGGCAAG GGTTCACTTCTATCAGTATTGAGACAATTTTCTCGACTAAAGAGTGACAAGCAAGCAATATCCGTGGGGTTTGTTGGTTACCCTAATGTTGGAAAGTCATCAGTTATCAATACACTGCGTACCAAGAAT GTTTGCAAGGTTGCTCCTATTCCTGGAGAGACCAAAGTCTGGCAATATATTACACTCACAAAGAGGATCTTCTTGATTGACTGCCCTGGAGTTGTCTACCAGAACAATGATTCTGAAACAGATATTGTCTTGAAGGGTGTG GTTCGTGTGACAAATTTGGAGGATGCTGCTGAGCACATAGGTGAAGTTCTGAATCGTGTAAAGAAGGTGCACCTTGAGAGAGCATACAAAATAAAAGATTGGTATGTTCTCTGCATGGGTTATTGGACATGTGTCATTCTTCCTCTTCCAACCCCATTTGGTGCTGTAAAAGCAAATGATGAAAACATG GGAAGATGA
- the LOC113690339 gene encoding nuclear/nucleolar GTPase 2 isoform X1 translates to MAKKKERSVNVSGKPKHSLDVNRDGSSSKTKGGRSSATVRRLKMYNSRPKRDKKGKIVKHDLQSKELPSTRIQPDRRWFGNTRVVNQKELEFFREELQSRLSSNYNVILKERKLPLSLLNDHQKQARVHLLDTEPFADVFGPKGKRKRPKLMAADYESLVKKADGSQDAFEEKHSTSTSVEENEDGVKDLVRHTMFEKGQSKRIWGELYKVIDSSDVVVQVLDARDPQGTRCHHLEKHLKEHCKHKHMVLLLNKCDLVPTWVTKGWLRVLSKEYPSLAFHASINKSFGKGSLLSVLRQFSRLKSDKQAISVGFVGYPNVGKSSVINTLRTKNVCKVAPIPGETKVWQYITLTKRIFLIDCPGVVYQNNDSETDIVLKGVVRVTNLEDAAEHIGEVLNRVKKVHLERAYKIKDWEDENDFLVQLCKASGKLLRGGEPDLMTAAKMVLHHWQRGKIPFFVPPPKEENDSSEGPNESGLENDKAVNDDEVSAARKAIADVISSQQLKDVPVQEGLFTENELKGNDIEQLPATGS, encoded by the exons ATGGCGAAGAAGAAGGAGAGGTCTGTCAACGTTTCCGGAAAGCCGAAACATTCTCTGGACGTTAACCGAGATGGGAGTAGTAGTAAGACCAAAGGAGGCCGCAGCTCCGCCACTGTTCGGAGGCTCAAGATGTATAATTCGCGGCCGAAGCGCGACaagaagggcaaaattgtaaAGCATGATTTGCAGTCCAAAGAGTTGCCGTCAACTCGAATTCAACCTGATCGCCGATGGTTCG GGAATACTAGGGTTGTGAATCAGAAAGAGCTGGAGTTTTTCAGGGAGGAGCTGCAGAGTCGGCTTTCGAGTAATTACAATGTTATTTTGAAGGAGAGAAAGCTGCCTTTGTCGCTTTTAAATGATCATCAGAAG CAAGCTAGAGTGCATCTTCTAGACACAGAGCCTTTTGCCGATGTGTTTGGACCAAAGGGAAAGAGGAAACGTCCCAAGCTAATGGCAGCAGATTATGAGTCGCTAGTGAAGAAGGCTGATGGTTCTCAAG ATGCCTTTGAAGAGAAACATAGTACTAGCACTTCtgtggaagaaaatgaagatgGAGTCAAGGACCTTGTACGGCATACCATGTTTGAGAAAGGTCAAAGTAAGAGAATATGGGGTGAACTCTACAAAGTCATAGACTCTTCAGATGTTGTTGTTCAG GTTTTAGATGCTAGAGATCCACAAGGTACAAGATGTCATCATCTGGAGAAGCACTTGAAAGAACACTGCAAGCATAAACATATGGTTCTTTTGCTGAATAAG TGTGATTTAGTTCCTACCTGGGTAACTAAAGGATGGCTTAGAGTATTGTCCAAGGAATATCCATCTTTGGCATTCCATGCGAGCATCAACAAGTCCTTTGGCAAG GGTTCACTTCTATCAGTATTGAGACAATTTTCTCGACTAAAGAGTGACAAGCAAGCAATATCCGTGGGGTTTGTTGGTTACCCTAATGTTGGAAAGTCATCAGTTATCAATACACTGCGTACCAAGAAT GTTTGCAAGGTTGCTCCTATTCCTGGAGAGACCAAAGTCTGGCAATATATTACACTCACAAAGAGGATCTTCTTGATTGACTGCCCTGGAGTTGTCTACCAGAACAATGATTCTGAAACAGATATTGTCTTGAAGGGTGTG GTTCGTGTGACAAATTTGGAGGATGCTGCTGAGCACATAGGTGAAGTTCTGAATCGTGTAAAGAAGGTGCACCTTGAGAGAGCATACAAAATAAAAGATTG GGAAGATGAAAATGACTTCCTTGTTCAACTCTGCAAGGCTAGTGGCAAACTTTTAAGG GGAGGTGAACCTGACTTGATGACAGCTGCAAAGATGGTACTTCATCATTGGCAGAGAGGTAAAATTCCATTTTTCGTTCCACCCCCAAAGGAAGAGAATGATTCATCTGAAGGACCAAATGAATCTGGTTTGGAGAATGACAAGGCAGTGAATGATGATGAAGTATCAGCTGCCAGGAAGGCTATTGCTGATGTGATTTCGTCCCAGCAGTTGAAAGATGTCCCAGTCCAAGAGGGCCTCTTCACTGAGAATGAGTTGAAGGGTAATGATATTGAGCAGCTTCCAGCCACAGGGTCATGA
- the LOC113690689 gene encoding plant intracellular Ras-group-related LRR protein 6 isoform X2, producing the protein MDRVLKDARISGSLNLSNRSLSEVPNEVYKSLDAIGEGEKWWEAVELQKLILAHNEIELLKEELRNLPLLSVLNVSHNKLTSLPASIGELHILKSLDVSFNLIENIPEEIGSAAALVKFDCSNNWLKDLPSSLGQCVALSELKGNKLIMLPKEMIASCTMLSEINASKNMLSAMPDNIGSLSRLIRLDLHQNRISSIPSSINGCLSLLEFYMGNNDLSSLPAEIGALTKLGTFDLHSNKLKEYPVEACTLQLSFLDLSNNSLSGLPPEIGLMTTLRKLLLNGNPLRTLRSSLVNGPTAALLKFLRSRLPTDEGSAATATAKEDVITMAARMSFSSKEISLEGLGLNVVPSEAWKSSDIIKVNLSKNAIEELPVEFSSCISLEALILSKNKIKEWPGGILKSLPKFSCLKLDNNPLRQIASNAFQTTPKLHILDLSGNAGCLPEHPEFSSMPELQELYLRRMQISVFPAEIMSLKQLRTLDLSQNSLQHIPQGIKDMTSLTELDLSDNNISALPPELGLLEPSLQVLKLDGNPLRSIRRTILDRGTKAILKYLKERVAED; encoded by the exons ATGGATCGAGTTCTTAAAGATGCAAGAATTTCAGGTTCTCTCAACCTTTCCAACCGTTCTCTCAG CGAGGTGCCCAATGAGGTGTACAAAAGCTTGGATGCGATTGGCGAGGGAGAAAAGTGGTGGGAG GCTGTAGAGCTACAGAAGTTGATTTTGGCTCATAATGAAATCGAATTGTTGAAAGAAGAACTTAGAAATTTGCCTTTGTTGTCTGTGCTGAATGTCAGCCACAATAAGCTTACCAGTCTTCCAGCATCTATTGGAGA GTTGCACATTTTGAAATCTTTGGATGTATCATTTAATTTGATAGAAAATATTCCAGAAGAAATTGGGTCGGCAGCAGCTTTGGTCAA GTTTGATTGTTCGAATAACTGGCTAAAGGATCTTCCGAGTTCCCTTGGACAATGTGTAGCTCTATCAGAACTTAAG GGAAATAAGCTAATAATGCTACCAAAGGAGATGATTGCATCATGCACAATGCTTAGTGAGATCAATGCAT CAAAAAATATGTTGAGTGCCATGCCAGACAATATTGGAAGTCTTTCACGCTTGATTCGCCTTGACCTCCATCAGAACA GAATTTCATCAATCCCATCATCAATAAACGGTTGCTTGTCATTATTGGAGTTCTATATGGG GAACAATGATCTCTCTTCATTGCCAGCTGAGATAGGGGCCCTCACCAAATTAGGGACATTTGATCTCCATTCAAATAAG TTGAAGGAGTATCCGGTGGAGGCTTGCACCTTGCAGCTTTCGTTTCTAGACCTATCAAATAATTCATTGTCTGGTTTGCCTCCTGAGATTG GTTTGATGACTACTTTACGGAAACTTTTACTGAATGGTAATCCGCTGCGAACTCTTCGCAG CTCATTGGTAAATGGACCTACTGCTGCCCTATTGAAGTTCTTACGAAGTAGACTTCCAACTGATGAAG GGTCTGCAGCTACTGCAACAGCAAAAGAGGATGTAATTACTATGGCAGCTCGGATGTCTTTTTCTTCGAAG GAAATTTCTTTGGAGGGGCTGGGTTTAAATGTCGTCCCATCAGAAGCATGGAAGTCAAGTGACATCATCAAAGTTAATTTGTCAAAGAATGCAATTGAAGAACTACCTGTTGAATTTTCCTCTTGCATTTCGCTTGAA GCTTTGATTCTATCTAAGAACAAGATAAAAGAGTGGCCTGGTGGAATCTTAAAATCCCTTCCGAAATTCTCATGCTTAAAGCTGGACAACAATCCTCTTAGACAG ATTGCATCAAATGCCTTTCAAACTACTCCAAAACTCCATATACTGGATCTGAGTGGCAATGCTGGTTGTTTGCCAGAACATCCGGAATTTTCTAGCATGCCAGAGTTGCAGGAGCTTTATCTGAG AAGAATGCAGATATCCGTCTTCCCAGCAGAGATTATGAGCTTGAAGCAGCTGCGAACTCTTGATTTGAGCCAAAATTCTCTTCAACACATTCcgcag GGTATAAAAGATATGACTAGTCTTACAGAGCTCGACCTTTCAGACAATAACATTTCTGCACTTCCACCAGAACTG GGATTGCTTGAACCCAGCCTACAGGTATTAAAACTCGACGGAAACCCATTAAGAAG CATCCGAAGGACAATTTTGGATCGAGGAACAAAAGCTATTCTGAAGTACCTAAAGGAAAGAGTCGCCGAGGACTAA
- the LOC113690689 gene encoding plant intracellular Ras-group-related LRR protein 6 isoform X3, with translation MDRVLKDARISGSLNLSNRSLSEVPNEVYKSLDAIGEGEKWWEAVELQKLILAHNEIELLKEELRNLPLLSVLNVSHNKLTSLPASIGELHILKSLDVSFNLIENIPEEIGSAAALVKFDCSNNWLKDLPSSLGQCVALSELKASNNSISSLPDELANCSKLIKLDVEGNKLIMLPKEMIASCTMLSEINASKNMLSAMPDNIGSLSRLIRLDLHQNRISSIPSSINGCLSLLEFYMGNNDLSSLPAEIGALTKLGTFDLHSNKLKEYPVEACTLQLSFLDLSNNSLSGLPPEIGLMTTLRKLLLNGNPLRTLRSSLVNGPTAALLKFLRSRLPTDEGSAATATAKEDVITMAARMSFSSKEISLEGLGLNVVPSEAWKSSDIIKVNLSKNAIEELPVEFSSCISLEALILSKNKIKEWPGGILKSLPKFSCLKLDNNPLRQIASNAFQTTPKLHILDLSGNAGCLPEHPEFSSMPELQELYLRYPSSQQRL, from the exons ATGGATCGAGTTCTTAAAGATGCAAGAATTTCAGGTTCTCTCAACCTTTCCAACCGTTCTCTCAG CGAGGTGCCCAATGAGGTGTACAAAAGCTTGGATGCGATTGGCGAGGGAGAAAAGTGGTGGGAG GCTGTAGAGCTACAGAAGTTGATTTTGGCTCATAATGAAATCGAATTGTTGAAAGAAGAACTTAGAAATTTGCCTTTGTTGTCTGTGCTGAATGTCAGCCACAATAAGCTTACCAGTCTTCCAGCATCTATTGGAGA GTTGCACATTTTGAAATCTTTGGATGTATCATTTAATTTGATAGAAAATATTCCAGAAGAAATTGGGTCGGCAGCAGCTTTGGTCAA GTTTGATTGTTCGAATAACTGGCTAAAGGATCTTCCGAGTTCCCTTGGACAATGTGTAGCTCTATCAGAACTTAAG GCATCAAACAACAGCATTTCCAGTTTGCCTGACGAATTAGCAAATTGTTCGAAATTAATAAAGTTGGATGTAGAG GGAAATAAGCTAATAATGCTACCAAAGGAGATGATTGCATCATGCACAATGCTTAGTGAGATCAATGCAT CAAAAAATATGTTGAGTGCCATGCCAGACAATATTGGAAGTCTTTCACGCTTGATTCGCCTTGACCTCCATCAGAACA GAATTTCATCAATCCCATCATCAATAAACGGTTGCTTGTCATTATTGGAGTTCTATATGGG GAACAATGATCTCTCTTCATTGCCAGCTGAGATAGGGGCCCTCACCAAATTAGGGACATTTGATCTCCATTCAAATAAG TTGAAGGAGTATCCGGTGGAGGCTTGCACCTTGCAGCTTTCGTTTCTAGACCTATCAAATAATTCATTGTCTGGTTTGCCTCCTGAGATTG GTTTGATGACTACTTTACGGAAACTTTTACTGAATGGTAATCCGCTGCGAACTCTTCGCAG CTCATTGGTAAATGGACCTACTGCTGCCCTATTGAAGTTCTTACGAAGTAGACTTCCAACTGATGAAG GGTCTGCAGCTACTGCAACAGCAAAAGAGGATGTAATTACTATGGCAGCTCGGATGTCTTTTTCTTCGAAG GAAATTTCTTTGGAGGGGCTGGGTTTAAATGTCGTCCCATCAGAAGCATGGAAGTCAAGTGACATCATCAAAGTTAATTTGTCAAAGAATGCAATTGAAGAACTACCTGTTGAATTTTCCTCTTGCATTTCGCTTGAA GCTTTGATTCTATCTAAGAACAAGATAAAAGAGTGGCCTGGTGGAATCTTAAAATCCCTTCCGAAATTCTCATGCTTAAAGCTGGACAACAATCCTCTTAGACAG ATTGCATCAAATGCCTTTCAAACTACTCCAAAACTCCATATACTGGATCTGAGTGGCAATGCTGGTTGTTTGCCAGAACATCCGGAATTTTCTAGCATGCCAGAGTTGCAGGAGCTTTATCTGAG ATATCCGTCTTCCCAGCAGAGATTATGA